A stretch of the Sorangium aterium genome encodes the following:
- a CDS encoding type IV pilus twitching motility protein PilT gives MARIDRLFDELLSRKGSDLHLGIGYPPLVRARGELLALRDTPLDAAEMEALLFEITTPEETRRIVDELDLDFAYSYADKARFRANYFYKTTGLAAVFRTIPSKILSLDDLGCPEIIRRLSERTSGLILITGPTGSGKSTTLAAMIDHINRSRACHVLTIEDPVEFVHSPIKAHITHREVGPDAGSFASAIRSAGREDADVILIGELRTNETMKLALQLASFGVLVFGTVHTNSAAATIDRIINAFPADEQLQVRGMLAESLAAIIAQQLLRTKDGTGRVAAHEILVGSSALSSMIREGKTFQITNLMQAGRSAGMQTMDMALERLVKKDTISVQAALEKAIDKDSFQKLFPDPQGP, from the coding sequence GTGGCCCGGATCGACCGCCTCTTCGACGAGCTGCTCTCCAGGAAGGGCAGCGACCTGCACCTCGGCATCGGCTATCCGCCGCTCGTGCGCGCCCGCGGCGAGCTCCTCGCCCTGCGCGACACGCCCCTCGACGCCGCCGAGATGGAGGCGCTCCTCTTCGAGATCACGACCCCCGAGGAGACGCGGCGGATCGTCGACGAGCTCGATCTCGACTTCGCCTATTCCTACGCGGACAAGGCCCGCTTTCGCGCGAACTACTTCTACAAGACCACCGGGCTCGCGGCCGTCTTCCGCACCATCCCGAGCAAGATCCTCTCGCTCGACGATCTCGGCTGCCCCGAGATCATCCGCCGGCTGTCCGAGCGGACGAGCGGGCTCATCTTGATCACGGGGCCGACCGGCTCCGGCAAGTCCACGACGCTCGCGGCGATGATCGATCACATCAACCGCTCGCGCGCCTGCCATGTCCTCACGATCGAGGATCCGGTCGAGTTCGTGCACAGCCCCATCAAGGCCCACATCACGCATCGCGAGGTCGGCCCCGACGCGGGCAGCTTCGCGAGCGCGATCCGCAGCGCCGGGCGCGAGGACGCCGACGTGATCCTGATCGGCGAGCTCCGGACCAACGAGACCATGAAGCTCGCCTTGCAGCTCGCGAGCTTCGGTGTCCTCGTCTTCGGCACCGTCCACACGAACAGCGCCGCCGCGACGATCGACCGCATCATCAACGCGTTTCCCGCCGACGAGCAGCTCCAGGTCCGCGGCATGCTCGCCGAGAGCCTCGCCGCGATCATCGCCCAGCAGCTGCTCCGCACGAAGGACGGCACGGGCCGCGTCGCCGCGCACGAGATCCTCGTCGGATCGAGCGCGCTGTCCTCGATGATCCGCGAGGGCAAGACGTTCCAGATCACGAACCTGATGCAGGCAGGCCGCTCCGCCGGCATGCAGACGATGGACATGGCGCTGGAGCGGCTCGTCAAGAAGGACACCATCTCGGTCCAGGCGGCGCTGGAGAAGGCGATCGACAAGGACAGCTTCCAGAAGCTCTTCCCCGACCCGCAGGGGCCGTGA